The genomic DNA ATGATTAAAGCGTTATATACAAGTATTACAGGGATGAATGCAGCACAAAATGCATTAAGTGTTACTTCAAATAATATTGCAAATGCACAAACAGTTGGATATAAAAAGCAAAAGGCTATTTTTGATGATTTGCTATATAATAATACGGTTGGTTCACGTGGTGATGGTGCTTATGCTGGTACGAATCCAAAGAGTATTGGTAACGGTGTAAAGTTCAGTGGGACATCTACAGATTTTAGTGATGGTTCTATTACTTTAACTAGTGATAAGATGGAGACAGCGATAGAAGGAAACGGTTTGTTTTTAGTTGGTGATCGTAATGCTGGAAATGTAGAGTATACGAGAAAAGGGTCTTTTGGTGTATCGAAAGATAGCTATGTTACAAATACAGGTGGACAGTATGTACTAGGTTATGGTGTAAAAACAGGAACACAAGAAGTAGATTTTTCTTCACGACCAAGCCCAATTCATATTCCAATGGGATCAGCTGTTGGTGGGATTCAAACAGATAAAGCGACCATAGGCGGAAACCTTCCTAGAAACCAAAATGCATTATCTCACGAATTCACAGTTTTTGATGCGGAAGGGAACTCGTTAACGTTACGTGTAAATATTAAACAAAAGACTACAAAAGAGACTGTAGATGGTAAAGAAGTTGAAAAGCCAGTGCCAGGCGAATATACATATACAGTTTCTGTAAGGAATGATTCTAAAAACGAAAAAGAATTTAAGCCTGTCGAAGGCATGACGGGCGAAAAAAATCTTAAATTTGATACATTAGGAAATCTAAAGGAGACAGATGAGGCTGTACAAAAAGATCCAGTAACTGGTGAAATTACTAAAGGTGGAACGGTTGATATTCCTTTTGGAAAGGGATTGAAACTGGATTTAAGTGGTTTAACAAATTATCCGACAGGGAAAACTATTTCTACAACAGAAGTAACGGGGCGTCCAGCTGCAATTGCAAATGACTATTCTATTTCTGACGGTGGTTTCGTTATGATGAAATATTCAGATGGTAGTATGAAAGTTGTAGGGCAACTAGCTGTAGCTACATTCCCGAATTCAGGTGGATTAATGAAAACAGGGAATGGAAATTACGTTGCGACACCATCAGCGGGTATTCCAGGAATAGGTGTTGCTGGTGAGAATGGTGCAGGTAATGTACGAGGGTCAGCAAAAGAAAGTTCAAATGTAGATTTATCTGTAGAATTTGTTGATTTAATGCTTTATCAACGTGGATTCCAAGGAAATGCGAAAGTAATTAAAGTGTCAGATGAAGTATTAAATGAAGTTGTAAACTTAATTCGATAATATATTATAAAGTAAAATTGTAATGTAGTAGAAAGGGTTTTTTATTCGTATGACGACAAGACAAGAGCGAATTTTACAATTGCCTTTTTTCGAAAATAAACGTGAACTTGCCCAGCAAGTGTTAAAAATGGAACGAGAAGAGCATATATATTTACCAGATCAATTTGAAATTAAGCAAGTACCTCCATATTCGTTTGGTGAAAAGCAATCAATCATTGGCCGTATTCATGAGTTTTATTTCGTAAGTGTTGGTAGCGAAGGAGAATGGAAGTATCAACTGTTTAAGGACGAGATGAAGTGCCGTGAGTTTTTTATTACACTATCAGGGATAACGGATCAGCAGATTGCATTTTGGTTCAATAACATCGAGTTATTGAAAAGCTCTTAAAAAGCTTTTAAAAGCCCTTTTTTAGGTTTTGAGGGAGGATCTGGCGGTATGTGGTAGCGGTCAGTGCCTATGAGGATGCTCGACCGATGTGTAAGAACAGAGATACGGAGAGCTACTAGAGTAGTTTGAGAAGTTGTAAGTGAAGTGGAGTTGCAAAAATGGATCTATGGAAGGTTACTGGGATGGTTAATCGTTTTATGGCAGACCAGTGCCTTCCGATAGTATGTGACAATAGATTTCTATAAAAGGAGAGGTGAGGAGGATGGCGCAGAATAAGTATCGCGTTACATTCATTTCGCCAAGTGAGGTTGAGCAACGGACTGTAATGGCGGCGAGTAGTTTGCCGTATTTAATTCGTAAAGTAGAGAGTATTATTGCAGATCCGAACGGTTATTTTGTAAATGATAAAAAAAATAATTGCTATTTTAAAGTGATTAAAGAAAATATTACATTTATTCAATATGAGTTACTATTTTCGGATAAGGAAATTCATATTGAAAAATTAAAACATATAGCACCAGCTATATTGAAACAATTATTTAAAAAAATAAATGATCCAGAATTATATGCGCTTGCGCTACTTGATGTTGATATAGCGACGAAAGAATATGTGCTAGAAGAAATGGATTCGGAGCTAAGAATACGAGTAGAAACGGAGCTTTCGAAAAAGTGGAAAGCAATGCCGACAGAAATTGTAGGAGCGCAAGAAGTGTTATTAGAGGCACTTGCTTCGTTTATACAAGATTAATTGCTTTCTTAACTAAATGAATCGTTCGACTATCTATATTTTTTATATAGGTAGTTGACTTTTTCGTTTTAATAAAGCTTAATAATTAGATATACGGAATTAATGGAAGGGGAGCGACACCTTTATGTCACAAGCACAAAGTATTTTATTAGAAAGCGGAACAAATGAATTAGAGATTGTCACATATACTGTTGGTGAAAATCTGTTTAGTATCAACGTAATGAAAGTACGTGAAATCATTAATCCATTCCCTGTTACAACTGTGCCAGAATCTCATCATGCAGTTGAAGGTGTTGTTCAAGTACGTGGTGAAATTTTACCTGTTATTAACTTAGCGACAGCTCTTAATTTAAAATCGACAAAGCCACTTGATCAAACGAAATTTATTATTTCAGAATTAAATCAAATGAAAGTTATTTTCCGTGTTGATGAAGTGCATCGTATTCAACGTATTTCTTGGGAACAAATTGATGAACCAGCTTCATTGTCTATGGGACTAGAAGAAACGACATCTGGTATTGTAAAACTAGATGGAAAAATCATTTTGCTATTAGATTATGAAAAAATTGTATGTGAAATTAGCGGTACAGGTTATGACAACAAATCACTTGCAGGGTTAGAACAGAAAACAGATCGAGCTGAAAAAGTTATTTATATAGCAGAAGATTCAGCGATGCTTCGCCAAATATTAGAAGAAACATTATCATCAGCTGGATATACGAAAATGAACTTCTTCAGCAATGGTGCAGAAGCATTAGCACAAATTGAAAAATTAGCGAAAGAGCAAGGCGAAAAAATGTTTGAACATATTCACCTGCTAATTACTGATATTGAAATGCCGAAAATGGATGGACATCATTTAACGAAAGTTGTTAAGGATAGTGAAGTAATGAATCGTTTACCGGTCATTATTTTCTCTTCATTAATTACAAATGAATTATTCCATAAAGGCGAAGCTGTAGGAGCAAATGCTCAAGTAAGTAAGCCAGATATTCAAGAGTTAATTGGTTTAGTTGATAAGTTAGTGCTGTAAAAAACGTTTTGAAAAGCTTTTTTTAGCTGGAATAGAAGCTCTAACCATGCGTAGAGCGGTCAGTGCCTAATAGAGCCCTATGCGATGTGAGACCAGAGGTATGAAGCCGTTTTGGGTAAAAGTGGGAAGTGGTATACCGAGAGAGTTTGAGAAGAACCGGTGTACAGTTGCATTCTATTTATCAAGAATAGAGTAGCTAGCCATGCGTGGTGGCGGTCAGTGCCTAATAGAGCCCCATGCGATGTGAGACCAGATATATGGAGTGGTTTTAGGTCAGTAGAAGAAAAGAGCCTTTGATTGAGGGTTTGAAGAACTGATATACAACTCTATTTTTTTAGTAGGGAGGAGGGAACTAGCCACGTGTAAGTAGTACTGGCTAGTTCCTTTTTTGCATTCTATACTCTGCTGTACAGGTAGAAAGATTAAACGTTTCTGGAGTGTTTGTGGCTGTATGAATAATCTCTACTTCGAGATTTTCAATTCGTTTAATGAATAAATAGCGGGCTTGTTTATTTGAAAATATAAGAGAGCGTATGTTTGGAATATGCTAGTAAGTTTGCGTAGTAACGCAAACTTTTCCGGTGAAAATACATCCGAAATACCATATAATATAATTAATATGTAATTATACATATTAACTAAAAATAATTTTTCTATTTCTATACTTTCTATACATTTTTGTATGTTTAATATTTGACAGATAATTTAGAAATGTTATAATATGGATATGGAAAAATTGCTATTTTCTAAAAAGACATGGGAGTCAGATGAGAATTGTGAAAGGATGAGGGGGGCGTGGCACAGATTATGTATCACCACACAGCAATCAATGTATTAAATCTTTTACAAAACATGTCAAATAATAAAATGAACGATGTGCAACTAGAAGAGGAATTTAAAAAAATAGAGAAACAATTCCGAGTAGAGTATGAAGAATTAGTCGATTTATATAATAGAATGGTATTATTTCAAATAGATATAGAAAAACATGGCGGGATACGAGCGTATGAAAAATCAACTATTACATGGTTGAAGTCAGAGCTAGAGTTACTGTATGAAGTGTATCAATTTTCCCAACGTCACGGTTTAAACATTATTAATATTTCAAAATATGTTAGTAAAAATGAACTAAATCTTTTTCCGAAAACAGCAAGTCAATTACAAAATACGTATTACAAATTAAAAAAATGTGAAATACCGTTTGAAAATATTGAAAAACAAAAACCAGGACGAAAGCGAAAATATACGCCTGTAAAAGAACCAATTGTTGAAATAAAAAAAGGAAACAAGCAAGAATTAAGAAATGAAGTTCCAAATACAGAGAACGAAAAAAATCTTGTAACAGTTATATCTGGCATTGTTGATAATTTTGAAACAATTAGTCAGTGTAGTGAAAGAAAAGAGCATGAACTGCATCAATTCATGGAAGGAATCTATAAGCTTTCTAGCATGGCTGCAGAGCGTTCAAAAGATGAAAAGAATGCTCGTGGACTTGAAGGCGAGTTACACGTATTACGAGCTGAAAATGAAAGACTAAAGCGAGAAAAGGAAGAGCTTGTTCATGATATAAAAGAAATTACGCATCATTTAATTCATTTCATTA from Bacillus basilensis includes the following:
- a CDS encoding chemotaxis protein; amino-acid sequence: MSQAQSILLESGTNELEIVTYTVGENLFSINVMKVREIINPFPVTTVPESHHAVEGVVQVRGEILPVINLATALNLKSTKPLDQTKFIISELNQMKVIFRVDEVHRIQRISWEQIDEPASLSMGLEETTSGIVKLDGKIILLLDYEKIVCEISGTGYDNKSLAGLEQKTDRAEKVIYIAEDSAMLRQILEETLSSAGYTKMNFFSNGAEALAQIEKLAKEQGEKMFEHIHLLITDIEMPKMDGHHLTKVVKDSEVMNRLPVIIFSSLITNELFHKGEAVGANAQVSKPDIQELIGLVDKLVL
- a CDS encoding LysR family transcriptional regulator; amino-acid sequence: MAQNKYRVTFISPSEVEQRTVMAASSLPYLIRKVESIIADPNGYFVNDKKNNCYFKVIKENITFIQYELLFSDKEIHIEKLKHIAPAILKQLFKKINDPELYALALLDVDIATKEYVLEEMDSELRIRVETELSKKWKAMPTEIVGAQEVLLEALASFIQD
- a CDS encoding DNA-binding domain-containing protein: MYHHTAINVLNLLQNMSNNKMNDVQLEEEFKKIEKQFRVEYEELVDLYNRMVLFQIDIEKHGGIRAYEKSTITWLKSELELLYEVYQFSQRHGLNIINISKYVSKNELNLFPKTASQLQNTYYKLKKCEIPFENIEKQKPGRKRKYTPVKEPIVEIKKGNKQELRNEVPNTENEKNLVTVISGIVDNFETISQCSERKEHELHQFMEGIYKLSSMAAERSKDEKNARGLEGELHVLRAENERLKREKEELVHDIKEITHHLIHFITSSDIDQIRTLPFFVKECKQDLHKLGLYNTQDGKMKIMVDRSGQVMTVTQ
- the flgE gene encoding flagellar hook protein FlgE; this encodes MIKALYTSITGMNAAQNALSVTSNNIANAQTVGYKKQKAIFDDLLYNNTVGSRGDGAYAGTNPKSIGNGVKFSGTSTDFSDGSITLTSDKMETAIEGNGLFLVGDRNAGNVEYTRKGSFGVSKDSYVTNTGGQYVLGYGVKTGTQEVDFSSRPSPIHIPMGSAVGGIQTDKATIGGNLPRNQNALSHEFTVFDAEGNSLTLRVNIKQKTTKETVDGKEVEKPVPGEYTYTVSVRNDSKNEKEFKPVEGMTGEKNLKFDTLGNLKETDEAVQKDPVTGEITKGGTVDIPFGKGLKLDLSGLTNYPTGKTISTTEVTGRPAAIANDYSISDGGFVMMKYSDGSMKVVGQLAVATFPNSGGLMKTGNGNYVATPSAGIPGIGVAGENGAGNVRGSAKESSNVDLSVEFVDLMLYQRGFQGNAKVIKVSDEVLNEVVNLIR
- a CDS encoding DUF3964 family protein: MTTRQERILQLPFFENKRELAQQVLKMEREEHIYLPDQFEIKQVPPYSFGEKQSIIGRIHEFYFVSVGSEGEWKYQLFKDEMKCREFFITLSGITDQQIAFWFNNIELLKSS